The following coding sequences are from one Nicotiana tabacum cultivar K326 chromosome 1, ASM71507v2, whole genome shotgun sequence window:
- the LOC142161950 gene encoding uncharacterized protein LOC142161950: MEVVQVNNKARNLLHNAISGEEYENISSCDTAKEMWDKPEVTYEGTSKVKETHINMLVHDCELFSMKEGESFEEMFARFSKIISDQKAFGKPYTSGDQVSKILRSLPTTWQTKVVTLESQDLNKLSYDELREVIAFEKTHLKKTSQEEKKENSHIQDFN; this comes from the coding sequence ATGGAAGTGGTACAAGTTAACAATAAAGCGAGAAATTTGCTTCATAATGCTATAAGTGGTGAAGAATATGAGAACATCTCAAGCTGTGACACAGCCAAAGAAATGTGGGACAAGCCTGAGGTCACATATGAAGGAACCAGCAAAGTAAAGGAAACACATATCAACATGTTGGTTCATGATTGTGAACTCTTCTcaatgaaagaaggagaatctTTTGAAGAGATGTTTGCcaggtttagcaaaataattagcGATCAAAAGGCATTTGGCAAGCCTTATACCAGTGGTGATCAAGTTAGCAAAATTCTCAGGAGTTTGCCAACCACCTGGCAGACCAAAGTAGTCACACTGGAATCTCAGGATCTAAACAAATTATCTTATGATGAGCTACGAGAAGTCATAGCTTTTGAAAAGACGCATCTCAAGAAGACTAGtcaagaagagaaaaaagaaaatagtcaCATTCAAGACTTCAACTGA
- the LOC107777353 gene encoding uncharacterized protein LOC107777353, with the protein MTILENEMNKSSGCWTNEDTSDEKNENCFMVRGETSEEHRRISHKGKWYLDSACSSHMTGEKNLFKEVTKIDGGSVKFGDDSKGKIIGTGTLPFNNNYDITEVYLVNGLNYNLLIISQLCDSGYEVNFKKTGCAIEDESSKIVLPEKRYGNVYILDSFEKIDDHICLTSMSDDPWLWHKKLGHASMHLIEKLSKHEPETLSKNKDIVSTSKSLQLLHMDLFGPTRTASIGGKRYDFVIIDDYSRFTWVEPKKIEEALKDSSWVQAMQEELDQFSKNQVWNLIPIPENVSVIGTKWVFRNKLNEDGNITKYIKELIQKFGMSNAKSIGTPMSPSTNLDKDEQGILVDKIKYRGMIGSLLYLTASRPDIMFSVCKCSRFQSAPKGSHLTAVNRIIRYLIETVSHGLWYPRSNSFKLEGFSDADFVGDKDDRKAQAVHVNYWERH; encoded by the exons ATGACGATTCTGGAAAATGAAATGAACAAATCCTCAGGATGCTGGACAAATGAGGACACTTcagatgaaaaaaatgaaaactgCTTCATGGTACGAGGTGAAACTAGTGAG GAACACCGCAGAATAAGCCACAAAGGAAAATGGTATCTAGACAGTGCGTGTTCCAGTCATATGACAGGTGAAAAAAACCTGTTCAAAGAAGTTACAAAAATTGATGGAGGAAGTGTTAAATTTGGGGATGACTCAAAAGGCAAAATAATTGGTACTGGAACACTTCCCTTCAATAACAACTATGACATCACTGAAGTTTATCTTGTTAATGGCCTCAACTACAATCTCTTGATCATAAGTCAACTTTGCGACTCAGgatatgaggtaaattttaagaaaacaGGATGTGCTATTGAAGACGAATCAAGTAAAATAGTCCTTCCTGAAAAAAGGTATGGAAATGTTTATATCCTTGATAGTTTTGAAAAGATAGATGATCATATTTGCTTAACTTCTATGTCTGATGATCCATGGTTGTGGCATAAGAAACTTGGTCATGCTAGCATGCATTTGATAGAAAAATTGTCCAAACATGA AccagaaactctttcaaaaaacAAAGATATAGTATCTACTTCAAAATCTTTGCAATTACTTCACATggatttatttgggcctactaGAACTGCTAGTATAGGAGGAAAGAGGTATGATTTTGTTATTATAGATGATTATTCACGTTTCACTTGG GTTGagccaaagaagatagaggaagCGCTAAAAGATTCAAGTTGGGTTCAAGCTATGCAGGAAGAGTTAGATCAGTTCAGTAAGAATCAAGTCTGGAATCTGATACCCATACCTGAAAATGTTTCTGTAATCGGAACAAAGTGGGTTTTCAGAAATAAATTGAACGAGGATGGAAATATC ACCAAATACATAAAAGAACTGATTCAAAAATTTGGTATGAGCAATGCAAAATCCATTGGTACACCAATGAGCCCTTCCACAAATCTAGACAAAGATGAACAGGGAATTCTTGTTGATAAAATTaaatatcgtggaatgattggatCACTGTTGTACCTAACAGCAAGTCGACCGGATATTATGTTCAGCGTATGTAAATGTTCCAGGTTTCAGTCAGCTCCTAAGGGGTCACATTTGACTGCAGTAAACAGAATCATTCGATATCTCATTGAGACTGTATCTCATGGACTATGGTACCCTCGCTCTAACTCTTTTAAATtagaaggtttttcagatgctgACTTTGTAGGTGATAAGGACGATAGAAAAGCACAAGCAGTACATGTCAATTACTGGGAAAGGCATTGA